From one Babesia bovis T2Bo chromosome 3, whole genome shotgun sequence genomic stretch:
- a CDS encoding putative integral membrane protein, with protein MEMTTETPVPLSTLGKATTVSACEQDGFYLCPSTAIFFGLIILCLGSCAALLINDVVWTSTQVKYKSYFQNGDLDPSFNVISLGILLCYILIHVFGYKCGLISASLSQCQKGFIACAGIVVFCSFLNVFVVGWTEGVDIPFRGFTVFCFTSIQALAMIGFIIASFKLHCFGGCYTRSKVVFYIVGILNILYGALYILECLVFYDSKKNFIFPNKNNILRWTHYKNVAPVAYVLQVALCLCAYQVSICHIRFTPVDVAFLCIGGLMVGTLVAVTFSAYGKEVHEYVVYPLMALHVIISVGLLILTHQNRPLVQFEGGELLGGSSWDVLYVVITVESLVCIAGSVSTIFAKYENKPPTPPPSPPSSSIERVGASKQLLGLHIYVTFQLLVLTKLKKPFNKYYTADYLSAIILALILVILLVGTAVGCGWAKLGSLVLKNPGSPEVPYLTYKDPNLEDYVPLAVYLLVVIAAFLTFGYKCNILEVWGDWISDKAGTYYKENPKLKRTTDKP; from the coding sequence atggaaATGACGACTGAAACACCGGTTCCGTTGAGCACTCTGGGCAAAGCAACCACCGTGTCAGCTTGTGAACAGGATGGATTCTATTTGTGTCCTAGCACTGCTATCTTCTTCGGTCTGATTATCTTGTGCCTTGGTAGTTGTGCAGCTTTGTTAATAAATGATGTAGTATGGACATCTACACAAGTTAAATATAAAAGTTATTTCCAAAATGGAGACCTAGACCCATCGTTCAACGTGATCTCACTTGGCATTcttttgtgttatatactAATCCATGTTTTTGGATACAAATGTGGATTGATTAGCGCCTCTTTGAGTCAGTGCCAAAAAGGGTTTATTGCTTGTGCCGGGATTGTAGTTTTCTGCAGCTTCCTCAACGTTTTCGTCGTAGGCTGGACTGAAGGTGTTGACATCCCATTCAGAGGTTTTACCGTCTTTTGCTTCACATCAATACAAGCCTTGGCTATGATTGGTTTCATTATCGCAAGCTTCAAGCTCCACTGCTTCGGAGGGTGCTACACCAGGAGCAAAGTAGTGTTTTACATTGTAGGAATTCTCAACATACTATACGGTGCCCTATATATCCTCGAATGCCTGGTATTTTATGATAGTAAGAAAAATTTCATATTCCCAAATAAAAATAACATTTTAAGATGGACCCATTATAAAAACGTCGCACCAGTTGCCTACGTATTGCAGGTAGCACTTTGTCTCTGTGCTTACCAGGTGTCCATTTGTCACATAAGATTTACTCCTGTTGACGTTGCATTCCTCTGTATAGGTGGTTTGATGGTTGGTACGCTAGTAGCAGTCACTTTTTCGGCTTATGGCAAAGAGGTTCACGAATACGTTGTCTACCCGCTGATGGCACTCCACGTTATCATATCCGTTGGTTTGCTGATTCTTACGCATCAAAATAGGCCCCTTGTCCAATTCGAAGGTGGTGAGCTGCTAGGCGGCTCATCATGGGATGTCCTATATGTGGTGATAACAGTGGAATCCCTTGTCTGCATTGCAGGTAGTGTATCCACCATTTTTGCGAAATATGAAAACAAACCGCCGACACCACCACCATCACCaccttcatcatcaatcGAACGCGTTGGAGCCTCAAAACAACTACTCGGGCTCCATATTTATGTAACCTTTCAACTTTTGGTATTGACAAAGCTAAAGAAGCCTTTCAACAAATATTACACCGCCGACTACTTGTCCGCTATAATACTGGCATTGATCTTAGTGATCCTACTAGTTGGAACAGCTGTGGGATGTGGCTGGGCCAAACTAGGATCACTTGTACTTAAAAACCCGGGTTCACCTGAGGTACCGTACCTAACATATAAGGATCCGAACCTAGAAGATTACGTTCCTTTAGCTGTATACTTATTAGTAGTAATAGCAGCATTTCTAACATTTGGCTACAAATGCAACATTTTAGAAGTTTGGGGCGATTGGATAAGTGACAAGGCTGGAACGTACTACAAGGAAAATCCTAAGTTGAAGAGAACCACGGATAAGCCGTGA